Proteins from a genomic interval of Dendropsophus ebraccatus isolate aDenEbr1 chromosome 6, aDenEbr1.pat, whole genome shotgun sequence:
- the LAMP3 gene encoding lysosome-associated membrane glycoprotein 3 isoform X2: MAGTTLIVSFILLSGTFLVNTSAQTPSTIMQNMLYDTSTSAKPSNTTKAPSSSTTHTPSNTTSHAPSNTTTHAPSNTTTHAPSNTTTHAPSNTTTHAPSNTTTHAPSNTTTHAPFNTTTPTIHTTTTLPPRPSPPEIGNYTVKNGKGVCIIADMGLEIQIQNSSKGKPDKIYFNIEPKQTKANGECGDSKSNLLLQFPEGSINFVFVKEGKIYYIEEVSVQFKLASDRWNSTSGKLKLLSTDVGYFVTCKRTPTVQLGDNMQLILAEVKLQAFDIQDGKFGKEETCSYDRNTVAVAIAIVVVVIIVVAIVLYFIWHRRRSTGYERL; encoded by the exons ATGGCTGGAACGACACTGATCGTGAGCTTTATACTTCTCTCAG GCACATTCTTGGTTAATACGTCTGCCCAGACACCATCTACTATTATGCAAAATATGTTGTATGACACTTCGACGTCTGCAAAACCAAGCAACACAACAAAGGCTCCATCCAGCTCTACCACCCATACACCATCCAACACAACCAGCCATGCACCATCCAACACCACCACCCACGCACCATCCAACACCACCACCCACGCACCATCCAACACCACCACCCACGCACCATCCAACACCACCACCCACGCACCATCCAACACCACCACCCACGCACCTTCTAACACCACTACACATGCTCCATTTAACACCACTACTCCAACAATCCATACTACTACAACCTTACCACCAAGGCCCTCACCACCAGAAATTGGCAACTACACAGTTAAGAATGGCAAAGGAGTCTGTATAATTGCAGATATGGGCCTAGAGATTCAAATACAAAATTCATCAAAGGGAAAACCA GACAAAATATATTTCAACATTGAGCCAAAACAGACAAAAGCAAATGGAGAATGTGGTGATTCCAAATCAAATCTTCTTTTGCAATTTCCAGAAGGTTCTATTAATTTTGTGTTTGTTAAg GAAGGCAAGATTTATTACATCGAAGAGGTGTCTGTGCAATTTAAACTGGCGTCAG ACCGATGGAATAGTACTTCTGGTAAACTGAAGCTGTTGTCTACAGATGTTGGGTACTTTGTGACATGTAAAAGGACACCAACAGTACAGCTAGGAGATAACATGCAGCTTATATTGGCAGAGGTCAAACTCCAGGCTTTTGACATACAGGATGGAAAATTTGGCAAAG AGGAGACGTGTTCGTATGATCGCAACACTGTTGCTGTGGCAATTGCTATAGTGGTAGTTGTTATCATAGTTGTAGCAATAGTTCTCTACTTCATTTGGCACAGGAGAAGATCAACTGGATATGAACGACTCTGA
- the LAMP3 gene encoding lysosome-associated membrane glycoprotein 3 isoform X1 yields the protein MAGTTLIVSFILLSGTFLVNTSAQTPSTIMQNMLYDTSTSAKPSNTTKAPSSSTTHTPSNTTSHAPSNTTTHAPSNTTTHAPSNTTTHAPSNTTTHAPSNTTTHAPSNTTTHAPFNTTTPTIHTTTTLPPRPSPPEIGNYTVKNGKGVCIIADMGLEIQIQNSSKGKPDKIYFNIEPKQTKANGECGDSKSNLLLQFPEGSINFVFVKEGKIYYIEEVSVQFKLASDRWNSTSGKLKLLSTDVGYFVTCKRTPTVQLGDNMQLILAEVKLQAFDIQDGKFGKEKVCFPDRNNLLIPVGVALAIVGLIIIILLVFLLTRRRRISGYERI from the exons ATGGCTGGAACGACACTGATCGTGAGCTTTATACTTCTCTCAG GCACATTCTTGGTTAATACGTCTGCCCAGACACCATCTACTATTATGCAAAATATGTTGTATGACACTTCGACGTCTGCAAAACCAAGCAACACAACAAAGGCTCCATCCAGCTCTACCACCCATACACCATCCAACACAACCAGCCATGCACCATCCAACACCACCACCCACGCACCATCCAACACCACCACCCACGCACCATCCAACACCACCACCCACGCACCATCCAACACCACCACCCACGCACCATCCAACACCACCACCCACGCACCTTCTAACACCACTACACATGCTCCATTTAACACCACTACTCCAACAATCCATACTACTACAACCTTACCACCAAGGCCCTCACCACCAGAAATTGGCAACTACACAGTTAAGAATGGCAAAGGAGTCTGTATAATTGCAGATATGGGCCTAGAGATTCAAATACAAAATTCATCAAAGGGAAAACCA GACAAAATATATTTCAACATTGAGCCAAAACAGACAAAAGCAAATGGAGAATGTGGTGATTCCAAATCAAATCTTCTTTTGCAATTTCCAGAAGGTTCTATTAATTTTGTGTTTGTTAAg GAAGGCAAGATTTATTACATCGAAGAGGTGTCTGTGCAATTTAAACTGGCGTCAG ACCGATGGAATAGTACTTCTGGTAAACTGAAGCTGTTGTCTACAGATGTTGGGTACTTTGTGACATGTAAAAGGACACCAACAGTACAGCTAGGAGATAACATGCAGCTTATATTGGCAGAGGTCAAACTCCAGGCTTTTGACATACAGGATGGAAAATTTGGCAAAG AAAAAGTCTGTTTTCCAGACAGAAACAATCTGTTAATTCCAGTGGGTGTGGCCTTGGCGATTGTGGGGCTGATCATTATAATCCTACTCGTGTTCCTGCTTACAAGAAGAAGGCGGATTTCTGGATATGAACGAATCTGA